In Deltaproteobacteria bacterium, the sequence TCGAGCGCAATGACGCGGTGTCGGTCGCCGACGTCGAACGCATGGCGCCCGCGCGCATCGTCCTCTCGCCGGGCCCGTGCACGCCGAACGAGGCGGGCGTGTCGATGGACGTGATCCGCGCATTCGCCGGCCGCATTCCGATCCTCGGCGTCTGCCTCGGCCACCAGGCGATCGGCCAGGTGTTCGGCGGGCGGATCGTGCGCGCCCGCGAGGTGATGCACGGCAAGACGTCGAAGGTGTTCCACGACGAGCGCGGGCTGTTTCGCGACATCGACAACCCGTTCGTCGCGACGCGCTATCATTCCCTCGTGATCGACCGCGACAGCGTACCCGATTGCCTCGAGATCACCGCCAAGACGTGGACCGACGAGATCATGGGCGTGCGCCATCGCGCGTACGCCGGCACCGACGCGCCGGTCGAGGGGGTGCAGTTTCACCCCGAGTCGATCATGACGCGCGCCGGCATGGCGATCCTCGGCAACTTTCTCGACATGACGCGCGGGGGAGCGCGGCCATGACCGTCCGCGAGGCGATCGCGGCGGCGATCGACGGCCGCGACCTGTCGGCCGACGACATGGCCGCGGTGTTCGCCGCGATCATGGACGGCCAGGCGACGCCGGCCCAGATCGGCGGCCTGCTGGTGGCGCTGCGCATGAAGGGAGAGACCGCAGACGAGATCGCCGGCGCCGCGCGGACGATGCGCGCGCGCGCGACGCCGATCGCGTGCCCGGATCCGGACGCCGCCGTCGACACCTGCGGCACCGGCGGCGACGGCTCCGGCACGGTCAACGTGTCGACGATCGCGGCGATCGTGGCGGCGGCCGCCGGCGTCCGCGTCGCCAAGCACGGCAATCGGTCGCTGTCGTCGCGGTCGGGGTCGGCCGACGTGCTCGAGGCGCTCGGCGTCCGCATCGACGCGCCGGTCCCGGTGCTCGAGCGCTGCCTGCGGGAGGTGCGCATCGCGTTTCTGTTCGCGCCGGCGTTCCACGCCGCGACCCGCCACGCGGCCGGCCCGCGGCGCGAACTCGGCACGCGCACGCTGTTCAACCTGCTCGGCCCGCTCACCAACCCGGCGCGGGTCGCCAACCAGGTCGTCGGCGTGTTCTCCGAAGCCTGGTGCGAACCGGTCGCGGCCGCGCTCGGCCAGCTCGGCGCGCGCCGCGCGTTCGTCGTCCACGGCGCCGGCGGCCTGGACGAGGTGGCCGTCGCGGGCGAGACCGTGGTGGCCGAGTGGGACGCGGCGCGCGGCACGGTCGTCCGGCGCACGATCGCGCCGCGCGACTTCGGACTCGCCGACGAGGATCCCGCCGGGCTGCGCGGCGGCGATCCGGACGACAACGCGGCGATCGTTCGCGCGGTGCTCGCGGGCGCGCACGGCGCGCCGCGCGCGGCGGCGATCATGGAGGCGGCGCTGGCGCTCGTGGCCGGGGGCGCGGCGGCGGACCTGCGGGCGGGCGCGCAGGCGGCCGCGGCCGCGATCGACGGCGGCGACGCCGCGCGGCTGCTCGCGCGGTGGGCCGAGCTGTCCCGGGCGGACGCGTGAGCATCCTGGCGCGCATCCTCGACGCCAAGCGCGCGGAGGTCGCGCGCGCCAAAGTCGAGCGCCCCGAGGCGGAGCTGCCGCCGCCGCCGCGGCCGGCGCGCAGTCTCGCCGCGGCGCTGCGGCGGCCCGCCGGCGCGCCGATCCGCGCGATCGCCGAGGTCAAGCGGGCGTCGCCGTCGGCCGGGCCGATCCGTCCGGGCGCCGACCCGGTCGCGATCGCCCGCGAGTACGAGGACGCCGGCGCCGCGGCGGTGTCGGTGCTCACCGACCGGGAGTTCTTCGACGGCGAGCTGCGGTTCTTGACCGCCGTGGCCGAGCGCGTCGCGTGCCCGGTGCTGCGCAAGGACTTCCTCGTCGACCCCTACCAGGTCGCCGAGGCGCGGTCGGCCGGCGCCGACGCGGTGCTGGTCATCGTCGCGGCGGTCGACGACGCGCTGCTGGCGGCGCTCGTCGCGCGCGCGCGCGAACTCGACATGGACGCGCTGGTCGAGGCGCACGACGCGGACGAGGTGCACCGTGCGATCGCGGCGGGCGCGCGGATCGTCGGCGTCAA encodes:
- a CDS encoding aminodeoxychorismate/anthranilate synthase component II is translated as MLLIIDNYDSFTYNLAQYFGQLGQTVRVERNDAVSVADVERMAPARIVLSPGPCTPNEAGVSMDVIRAFAGRIPILGVCLGHQAIGQVFGGRIVRAREVMHGKTSKVFHDERGLFRDIDNPFVATRYHSLVIDRDSVPDCLEITAKTWTDEIMGVRHRAYAGTDAPVEGVQFHPESIMTRAGMAILGNFLDMTRGGARP
- the trpD gene encoding anthranilate phosphoribosyltransferase: MTVREAIAAAIDGRDLSADDMAAVFAAIMDGQATPAQIGGLLVALRMKGETADEIAGAARTMRARATPIACPDPDAAVDTCGTGGDGSGTVNVSTIAAIVAAAAGVRVAKHGNRSLSSRSGSADVLEALGVRIDAPVPVLERCLREVRIAFLFAPAFHAATRHAAGPRRELGTRTLFNLLGPLTNPARVANQVVGVFSEAWCEPVAAALGQLGARRAFVVHGAGGLDEVAVAGETVVAEWDAARGTVVRRTIAPRDFGLADEDPAGLRGGDPDDNAAIVRAVLAGAHGAPRAAAIMEAALALVAGGAAADLRAGAQAAAAAIDGGDAARLLARWAELSRADA
- the trpC gene encoding indole-3-glycerol phosphate synthase TrpC translates to MSILARILDAKRAEVARAKVERPEAELPPPPRPARSLAAALRRPAGAPIRAIAEVKRASPSAGPIRPGADPVAIAREYEDAGAAAVSVLTDREFFDGELRFLTAVAERVACPVLRKDFLVDPYQVAEARSAGADAVLVIVAAVDDALLAALVARARELDMDALVEAHDADEVHRAIAAGARIVGVNHRNLSDFTIDMSLAARMRTVVPPETILVAESGIRTAADVRRLAGAGADAILVGETLMRAPSPGAALRALLAGAGA